From Solanum lycopersicum chromosome 8, SLM_r2.1, the proteins below share one genomic window:
- the LOC101248898 gene encoding pectin acetylesterase 8-like encodes MEITKILQGLCLVIFCLIMLNDKVVIGEGETMVNLTILESAVSKGAVCLDGTPPAYYYEKGYGEGANNWIIYFRGGEWCYNVIDCVARTTTEKGSSKYALKQRSFYGILSNNKTINPDFYNWNRVMVIYCDGSSFTGDVELVDPINKLHFRGARIFLALIENFLEKGMKNAKNAILSGGSAGGLPALIHCDRFKALLPNSARVKCLADGSYFLHREQMKEMAFMDTVNEGLIKLHHSTNMLPSSCTSKMNPSLCLFPQYFQEGIKTPFFIVNSMFDTFQINKTFPGYYENLFSNTCSTSLVKTLQDFKQDFTNALPKQSNSSSRGMFIDSCLIHSQITSGVGWNGFSVYNKTIAKTFSDWYFDRSHEQLIDKPDLPLNCYNFPSITNFCP; translated from the exons AtggaaattacaaaaatattgcAAGGATTATGCCTAgtgattttttgtttgattatgctaaatgacaaagttgtaATTGGAGAGGGTGAAACCATGGTTAATTTAACTATTCTTGAAAGTGCAGTGTCAAAAGGAGCTG TTTGCTTGGATGGGACTCCTCCAGCATACTATTATGAAAAGGGATATGGAGAAGGCGCTAATAATTGGATTATCTACTTTAGG gGTGGAGAATGGTGTTATAATGTAATAGATTGTGTTGCTCGTACAACAACAGAAAAAGGTTCTTCAAAATATGCTCTAAAGCAAAGATCATTTTATGGAATACTTAGCAACAATAAGACAATTAATCCag atttctaCAATTGGAATAGAGTTAtggttatttattgtgatggaTCATCCTTCACGGGAGATGTTGAATTAGTAGATCCG ATTAATAAACTTCATTTTAGAGGTGCAAGGATTTTTCTTGCGTTGATTGAGAATTTCTTGGAGAAAGGAATGAAGAATGCTAAAAAT GCCATTTTAAGTGGTGGTTCAGCTGGAGGATTGCCTGCTTTAATCCATTGTGATCGTTTTAAAGCTCTTCTTCCTAACTCAGCTAGAGTTAAGTGTCTTGCTGATGGTAGCTATTTTCTCCACAG GGAACAAATGAAGGAAATGGCATTCATGGATACCGTTAATGAAGGACTGATCAAATTACAT CATTCAACCAATATGTTACCATCATCTTGTACTTCAAAAATGAACCCGTCCTTG TGCCTTTTTCCACAATATTTTCAAGAAGGAATCAAGACACCATTTTTCATAGTCAACTCAATGTTTGATACATTTCAG atAAACAAGACTTTTCCTGGTTATTATGAAAATCTTTTTAGTAATACATGCTCAACTTCTCTTGTTAAAACTTTACAAG aTTTCAAACAAGATTTTACAAATGCGTTACCTAAACAAAGTAATTCTTCATCAAGAGGAATGTTTATTGACTCTTGTTTGATTCATTCTCAAATAACAAGTGGTGTTGGTTGGAATGGATTCTCCGTATATAATAag ACAATTGCAAAGACATTTAGTGATTGGTACTTTGATAGGAGTCATGAACAATTGATAGACAAGCCAGATTTGCCATTAAATTGTTACAATTTTCCCTCTATTACAAATTTTTGCCCCTAA